One genomic window of Halovivax cerinus includes the following:
- a CDS encoding right-handed parallel beta-helix repeat-containing protein, which yields MTKDETSRLADTGLDRRSYLKAATGIAGLAALGTSASAATDYEEIVVDSGETYRKSLSDGETWENVVLDITAPGAGYSITATADDWTVRNVGVRGDWDHDPGSQQFIVRTDSADATGLVENVYLGDGTQGGGDPGGLFVHARHAGTVTIRNCNIQGFPDNGIYGSAPGTSHGNGGVVRIENTYVADCGSSGLRIGSDGSSVENCVAWDCDRGLWCLFSDELEAIDSNFGASGFDIRVGSGSQESGGPYGELSVTNTRWESEQLERSQNAIHGSSAGAPAHRGPDALGAPTSPEAAASGDGSGDEPAPEPEPEPEFPEDGHLVAFVTEPDASYASHEFYADGPVSFAEAPYDSPSGKSIEGGTYTNRDFVEETDDGWHAGGTTGGGAGDAYVVEGPVTSVTVDQPDVMWIELDGERVSEDELVSKTGGDQDDEETGVESDLVAFVTEPDAAYASHEFYADGPVSFAEAPYDSPSGGSIEGGTYTSRDFVEEVDGTWHAGGVTGGGAGDAYAVEGPVTSVSVDQPDVMWIELNGERVSEAELVERTGGDPGDDPESETHTLEVAGQFDYRVEVSGEIRPAESHARWLSEGEAYGDDWAEWWLSGSDSARTVWEFTGEITSLEIDDHDGTTELRTLAVDGEELDHGEYVDTGPHRLDVAGQFAYRVEVSGEIRPADAHAKWLNEGDAYGDDWAEWWLSGSESARTVWEFTGDITSLDVGDYDGVTDVRALTVDGEPVEEV from the coding sequence ATGACGAAAGACGAGACAAGCCGACTGGCGGATACCGGTCTCGATCGGCGGTCGTATCTGAAAGCGGCGACCGGAATCGCCGGACTCGCCGCCCTCGGTACGAGCGCGTCGGCGGCGACAGACTACGAAGAGATCGTCGTCGATTCCGGGGAGACGTACAGAAAATCGTTGTCCGACGGAGAAACGTGGGAAAACGTCGTCCTCGATATCACCGCCCCAGGCGCGGGGTATTCGATCACGGCGACGGCGGACGACTGGACCGTCCGCAACGTCGGCGTACGCGGTGACTGGGACCACGATCCCGGCTCCCAGCAGTTCATCGTTCGGACGGATAGCGCCGACGCGACCGGTCTGGTCGAGAACGTCTATCTCGGCGACGGCACGCAGGGCGGCGGCGACCCCGGTGGACTGTTCGTTCACGCTCGCCACGCGGGAACGGTTACCATCCGCAACTGTAACATTCAGGGCTTTCCCGACAACGGCATCTACGGGTCGGCCCCCGGAACGTCCCACGGCAACGGGGGCGTCGTCCGGATCGAGAACACCTACGTGGCGGACTGCGGATCGTCCGGACTGCGGATCGGATCTGACGGATCGTCCGTCGAAAATTGCGTCGCGTGGGACTGCGACCGCGGCCTCTGGTGTCTGTTCAGCGACGAGCTCGAGGCGATCGACTCGAACTTCGGCGCGAGCGGGTTCGACATCCGCGTCGGTAGTGGCTCGCAAGAATCCGGCGGGCCGTACGGAGAACTGTCGGTCACGAACACGCGGTGGGAAAGCGAGCAACTCGAACGCTCCCAGAACGCGATTCACGGATCCTCAGCAGGGGCGCCGGCCCACCGTGGTCCCGATGCCCTCGGCGCACCGACGTCGCCCGAAGCGGCGGCAAGCGGAGACGGCTCCGGTGACGAACCAGCACCCGAACCGGAGCCCGAACCCGAGTTCCCGGAGGACGGCCACCTCGTCGCGTTCGTCACGGAACCGGACGCGTCCTACGCGTCTCACGAGTTCTACGCCGACGGGCCCGTCTCCTTCGCGGAGGCGCCCTACGACAGCCCGTCCGGCAAGTCCATCGAGGGCGGGACGTACACGAACCGGGACTTCGTCGAGGAGACAGACGACGGCTGGCACGCCGGCGGAACCACCGGCGGCGGCGCAGGCGACGCGTACGTGGTCGAGGGCCCGGTCACCTCCGTCACCGTCGATCAGCCCGACGTCATGTGGATCGAACTCGACGGCGAGCGAGTGAGCGAAGACGAACTCGTGTCGAAGACCGGCGGCGACCAGGACGACGAGGAGACCGGCGTCGAGTCCGATCTCGTCGCGTTCGTCACGGAACCGGACGCCGCCTACGCGTCCCACGAGTTCTACGCCGACGGGCCCGTATCCTTCGCGGAAGCGCCCTACGACAGCCCGTCCGGAGGGTCCATCGAGGGCGGGACGTACACGAGTCGGGACTTCGTCGAGGAGGTCGACGGCACCTGGCACGCGGGCGGCGTCACCGGCGGCGGCGCGGGCGACGCGTACGCGGTCGAGGGGCCGGTCACCTCCGTCTCCGTCGACCAGCCAGACGTCATGTGGATCGAACTCAACGGGGAGCGAGTGTCGGAAGCGGAGCTCGTCGAGCGAACGGGCGGCGACCCCGGTGACGACCCCGAATCGGAGACCCACACGCTCGAAGTCGCCGGACAGTTCGACTACCGGGTCGAAGTCTCCGGTGAGATCCGACCCGCCGAGTCCCACGCCCGGTGGCTCTCAGAGGGCGAGGCGTACGGCGACGACTGGGCCGAGTGGTGGCTCTCGGGCTCCGACAGCGCTCGCACCGTCTGGGAGTTCACCGGTGAGATCACGAGTCTGGAGATCGACGATCACGACGGCACGACCGAGCTGCGCACGCTCGCCGTCGACGGCGAGGAACTCGATCACGGCGAGTACGTCGACACCGGCCCCCACCGGCTCGACGTCGCCGGCCAGTTCGCCTACCGCGTCGAAGTCTCAGGCGAGATTCGACCGGCCGACGCCCACGCAAAGTGGCTGAACGAAGGCGATGCCTACGGTGACGACTGGGCCGAGTGGTGGCTCTCCGGCTCCGAGAGCGCCCGGACCGTCTGGGAGTTCACTGGCGACATCACCAGCCTCGACGTAGGCGACTACGACGGCGTCACGGACGTCCGGGCGCTCACCGTCGACGGCGAACCCGTCGAGGAGGTCTGA
- a CDS encoding right-handed parallel beta-helix repeat-containing protein: MNETDRASRLTGNRETSRRRYLLGAGTALGSLGLVSGASGRAAGATGYETITVGAGETYRKSLSDDETWENKLIDITAPGAGYRITASANNFEIRNIGIRGRWDHDPGSQAFVVYVPNAGATGRIENCYVGDGATGTDPGGLFVHRKHRGTLTVDRFTVQGMGDNGIYASAPGYGGASNGGQGDVHIRNSYAANNRSSGFRLGSSGSTIENSSMWGNDRGLWCLFDHVRATNCDMGDNGIDVRVGSGSQEAGGPYGELTVDSCRYGTTQIERSQNAIYGSSLGSPRRRGPADVGAPASAEAAARGAPVTGDENETTPDRNVHTLDVAGQFAYRVEVSGEIRPADGHTRWLTEGESYGDDWAEWWLSGSDSARTVWEFTGEITSLEIDDHDGTTELRTLAVDGEELDHGEYVDTGPHRLDVAGQFAYRVEVSGEIRPVDAHAKWLNEGEAYGDDWAEWWLSGSDSARTVWEFTGEITNLDVDDYDGVTDVRTLAVDGEPIDEV; the protein is encoded by the coding sequence ATGAACGAAACCGACAGGGCGTCGAGACTGACTGGCAATCGAGAAACAAGTCGACGGAGGTACCTCCTCGGTGCGGGGACGGCACTCGGGTCGCTCGGCCTCGTGAGCGGGGCCAGCGGGCGAGCGGCGGGGGCGACGGGCTACGAGACGATCACGGTCGGCGCCGGTGAGACGTACCGAAAGTCCCTCTCTGACGACGAGACGTGGGAGAACAAACTCATCGACATCACCGCACCCGGCGCGGGCTACCGGATCACCGCCAGCGCGAATAACTTCGAGATCCGCAATATAGGCATCCGCGGCCGGTGGGACCACGATCCGGGGTCGCAGGCGTTCGTCGTCTACGTGCCGAACGCGGGTGCGACCGGGCGGATCGAGAACTGTTACGTCGGCGACGGCGCGACGGGGACCGACCCCGGCGGCCTGTTCGTCCACAGGAAGCACCGGGGCACGCTCACGGTCGACCGGTTCACCGTCCAGGGGATGGGTGACAACGGCATCTACGCGTCCGCGCCCGGTTACGGTGGCGCCAGCAATGGCGGACAGGGCGACGTCCACATCAGGAACTCCTACGCCGCGAACAATCGCTCGTCGGGCTTCCGGCTGGGTTCGTCCGGATCGACGATCGAGAACTCGTCGATGTGGGGGAACGACCGGGGCCTCTGGTGTCTGTTCGATCACGTCCGGGCGACGAACTGCGACATGGGAGACAACGGCATCGACGTCCGCGTCGGCAGCGGGTCACAGGAAGCGGGTGGTCCATACGGCGAATTGACGGTCGACAGCTGTCGGTACGGGACGACACAGATCGAGCGTTCGCAGAACGCCATCTACGGCTCGTCACTGGGGTCGCCTCGACGCCGCGGACCCGCCGACGTCGGCGCACCGGCCTCCGCCGAAGCCGCCGCGCGTGGCGCTCCCGTCACCGGAGACGAGAACGAAACTACCCCCGATCGGAACGTCCACACGCTCGACGTCGCCGGTCAGTTCGCCTACCGAGTCGAGGTCTCCGGCGAGATTCGACCGGCCGATGGACACACCCGCTGGCTCACCGAGGGTGAGTCCTACGGCGACGACTGGGCCGAGTGGTGGCTCTCGGGCTCCGACAGCGCCCGTACCGTCTGGGAGTTCACCGGCGAGATCACGAGTCTGGAGATCGACGATCACGACGGCACGACCGAGCTGCGTACGCTCGCCGTCGACGGCGAGGAACTCGATCACGGCGAGTACGTCGACACCGGCCCCCACCGGCTCGACGTCGCCGGCCAATTCGCCTACCGCGTCGAGGTCTCCGGCGAGATTCGACCGGTCGACGCCCACGCGAAGTGGCTGAACGAAGGCGAGGCCTACGGCGACGACTGGGCCGAGTGGTGGCTCTCGGGCTCCGACAGCGCTCGCACCGTCTGGGAGTTCACCGGTGAGATCACGAACCTCGACGTCGACGACTACGACGGCGTCACCGACGTCCGGACGCTCGCCGTCGACGGCGAGCCGATCGACGAGGTCTAA
- a CDS encoding right-handed parallel beta-helix repeat-containing protein — translation MSDADANGRATSDRGTSRRGYLFGAGTVLGSLGLLVTTGRSAAAENVETITVGTGETYRKSLSDGETWENKLIDITAPGAGYQITASANDWAIRNVGIRGRWDHDPGSQAFVVAVPEADASGTIENCYVGDGATGTDPGGLFVHRKHRGTLTVDRFTVQGMGDNGIYASAPGYGGASNGGQGDVHIRNSYAANNRSSGFRLGSSGSTIENSVMWNNDRGLWCLFESIEAADCDMGGNGIDVRVGSGSQEAGGPYGELAVTDCRFGASQVERSQNALHGSSQGSPRRHEPADVGAPASAEDAARSVVCYR, via the coding sequence ATGAGTGATGCGGACGCGAACGGACGAGCTACTTCCGATCGAGGGACGAGTCGCCGCGGATATCTCTTCGGCGCCGGGACGGTACTCGGCTCGCTCGGGCTCCTCGTGACGACCGGCCGATCGGCCGCCGCCGAAAACGTCGAGACGATCACGGTCGGCACCGGTGAGACGTACCGAAAGTCCCTCTCCGACGGCGAGACGTGGGAGAACAAACTCATCGACATCACCGCACCCGGCGCGGGATATCAGATCACCGCCTCGGCGAACGACTGGGCGATTCGCAACGTCGGTATTCGAGGCCGGTGGGACCACGATCCAGGGTCGCAGGCGTTCGTCGTCGCCGTCCCGGAGGCGGACGCGTCCGGAACGATCGAGAACTGCTACGTCGGTGACGGCGCGACGGGGACCGACCCCGGCGGCCTGTTCGTCCACAGGAAGCACCGGGGCACGCTCACGGTCGACCGGTTCACCGTCCAGGGGATGGGTGACAACGGCATCTACGCGTCCGCGCCCGGTTACGGTGGCGCCAGCAATGGCGGACAGGGCGACGTCCACATCAGGAACTCCTACGCCGCGAACAATCGCTCGTCGGGCTTCCGACTGGGTTCGTCCGGATCGACGATCGAGAACTCCGTGATGTGGAACAACGATCGGGGACTCTGGTGTCTGTTCGAATCGATAGAGGCGGCTGACTGCGACATGGGCGGTAACGGCATCGACGTCCGCGTCGGAAGCGGGTCACAGGAAGCGGGTGGTCCGTACGGCGAGCTAGCGGTCACCGACTGTCGGTTTGGAGCGAGCCAGGTGGAGCGCTCGCAGAACGCCCTCCACGGCTCGTCCCAGGGGTCGCCTCGACGCCACGAGCCCGCCGACGTCGGCGCACCGGCCTCCGCCGAAGACGCCGCTCGGAGTGTCGTCTGCTATCGGTGA
- a CDS encoding alkaline phosphatase family protein, whose protein sequence is MTENHPRKAFVLGIDGVPWKLLESWANACELEHIRQLITEGAAGPLQSTAPPTTPLAWPSIATGTWPDKHGIYGFHRLESDYTHRMYTGSDRTRPALWDMLSPAVAGNVPMTYPASEIDGAMVSGMISPSTDGEFAQPPALREAIESEIPGYQIELDWNEYTDSPSEFVDDVRDLVATRRRLMRLLERRYEWRLFFFVYTAPDRLQHLIWDEEVLLDHYRLLDEIVGEAMERAEAADATLYIVSDHGFGPISTFVNLNTVLAENGFLSRKANDGARGSLSKLGVNKSSVLQALDRAGITPDTLVDHLPASIVSSVAERIPGDHGLYDVDFDETVAFAHDPSQIYINDTGRFERGTVSPSDVEAVKEDVRTALSNVTDPETGERALAVHDGSELFESDPTAPDLIAVGRGEYEEKTSVAEDAFVPAGTKAASHRSEGMFLAWGDAIVPGTTVPDASVVDVAPTVLHGAGEPVPEQTDGRILTEIFTAAVANERSISRRRYESVSDGTVADEPSDDFDGVEDRLRGLGYLE, encoded by the coding sequence ATGACCGAAAATCACCCTCGCAAGGCATTCGTACTCGGAATCGATGGCGTCCCGTGGAAGCTGCTGGAGAGCTGGGCGAACGCCTGCGAGCTAGAACATATCCGACAGCTGATTACGGAGGGGGCAGCGGGTCCACTCCAGAGTACAGCGCCGCCCACGACGCCACTCGCCTGGCCATCCATCGCGACGGGAACGTGGCCGGATAAACACGGGATCTACGGGTTCCACAGGCTGGAGAGCGATTACACCCATCGCATGTACACCGGCTCGGACCGGACGCGGCCGGCGCTCTGGGACATGCTGTCGCCCGCCGTCGCCGGCAACGTACCCATGACGTATCCGGCGTCGGAGATAGATGGGGCGATGGTCAGCGGGATGATCTCGCCGTCGACGGACGGGGAGTTCGCACAGCCCCCGGCGCTTCGCGAGGCGATCGAATCCGAAATTCCGGGATACCAGATCGAGCTAGACTGGAACGAGTACACCGATTCTCCCAGTGAGTTCGTCGACGACGTACGTGACCTCGTCGCAACGCGACGACGACTGATGCGGTTGCTCGAACGTCGATACGAGTGGCGACTCTTCTTCTTCGTCTACACGGCGCCGGACCGACTGCAGCACCTCATCTGGGACGAGGAGGTCCTGCTCGATCACTACCGACTGCTCGACGAAATCGTCGGCGAAGCCATGGAGCGCGCCGAGGCAGCCGACGCGACCCTCTACATCGTGTCCGATCACGGATTCGGACCGATCTCGACGTTCGTCAACCTGAACACGGTGCTCGCCGAGAACGGCTTTCTCTCTCGGAAGGCGAACGATGGCGCTCGTGGATCGCTGTCGAAACTCGGGGTGAACAAATCGTCCGTACTGCAGGCGCTCGATCGGGCGGGAATCACTCCCGATACGCTGGTCGATCACCTCCCGGCGTCGATCGTCAGTAGCGTGGCCGAACGGATCCCCGGAGACCACGGGCTCTACGACGTCGACTTCGACGAGACGGTCGCGTTCGCCCACGATCCGAGCCAGATCTACATCAACGACACCGGACGATTCGAGCGTGGAACGGTGTCGCCGTCCGACGTCGAGGCGGTGAAAGAAGACGTCCGAACGGCCCTTTCGAACGTGACCGACCCCGAAACCGGAGAGCGGGCGCTTGCAGTCCACGATGGAAGCGAACTGTTCGAGAGCGATCCGACGGCGCCCGATTTGATCGCGGTGGGCCGCGGCGAGTACGAGGAAAAGACGAGCGTGGCTGAAGACGCGTTCGTTCCGGCGGGAACGAAAGCGGCCAGCCACCGGTCTGAGGGGATGTTCCTCGCGTGGGGAGACGCCATCGTACCGGGTACGACCGTACCGGACGCGTCGGTCGTCGACGTCGCGCCGACGGTGTTACACGGAGCGGGCGAACCCGTTCCAGAGCAGACGGACGGACGGATTCTAACGGAAATCTTCACCGCTGCGGTCGCAAACGAACGATCCATCAGTCGACGGCGGTACGAATCCGTTTCAGATGGAACAGTGGCCGACGAGCCGAGTGACGACTTCGACGGCGTCGAGGATCGGCTGCGTGGACTGGGATATCTGGAGTGA
- a CDS encoding formyltransferase family protein, translating into MTTNALTVGLLLDGPVMRRWAVDAVERAIERENVHVSTVILSADGRTDSVGTLRRYATSALDTGAWAPVLAAHQLVNPPTYLEPVSIDDLPWLDDAERVAIHPEPADGFGQRLPASAIDRIDAAGVDVLFRRGFGILKGDVLTTPPHGVLSYHHGDVREYRGRPPGVWEFANGERTAGVTLQRLTETLDGGEIVVEKRVDIDDLATWQAVERRLFERSTDMLATACERLAEPSFEPTTVEALGELYTCPGPIATTRIELKNAIGRMGRRFGT; encoded by the coding sequence ATGACGACGAACGCGCTCACCGTCGGACTCTTGCTCGACGGACCGGTGATGCGACGCTGGGCGGTCGACGCCGTCGAACGAGCGATCGAGCGCGAGAACGTACACGTCTCGACGGTGATCCTGTCGGCCGACGGTCGGACGGACTCGGTGGGGACGTTGCGACGGTACGCCACTTCGGCGCTCGATACGGGCGCGTGGGCGCCCGTCCTGGCCGCCCACCAGCTCGTGAACCCGCCGACGTACCTGGAACCCGTTTCGATCGACGATCTCCCGTGGCTCGACGACGCCGAACGGGTGGCCATCCACCCGGAACCCGCCGACGGCTTCGGCCAGCGCCTGCCCGCCTCGGCGATCGACCGTATCGACGCCGCCGGTGTCGACGTGCTGTTCCGGCGCGGATTCGGCATCCTGAAAGGCGACGTCCTGACGACGCCGCCCCACGGCGTATTGAGCTACCACCACGGCGACGTCCGGGAGTACCGGGGTCGACCGCCGGGCGTCTGGGAGTTCGCCAACGGCGAGCGGACGGCCGGCGTGACGCTCCAGCGGCTCACGGAGACGCTCGACGGGGGCGAAATCGTCGTCGAGAAGCGCGTCGACATCGACGATCTGGCGACCTGGCAGGCGGTGGAACGGCGGCTCTTCGAGCGCTCGACAGATATGCTGGCGACGGCCTGCGAGCGACTCGCCGAGCCGTCGTTCGAACCGACGACCGTCGAGGCCCTCGGCGAACTGTACACCTGTCCGGGACCGATCGCGACTACCAGGATCGAACTCAAGAACGCGATCGGTCGGATGGGACGTCGGTTCGGAACGTGA
- a CDS encoding polysaccharide deacetylase family protein: protein MPGTVTISIELELGWGLATYGKLDKLSEGRAAETRYLSRLLERCDDHDVPITFDVVGHLFHEHCAGHHGGPHADDWWDVDPGTSVDEDPAFYAPDLIEDIRSRRTAHELCTHTYSHVECDAVDPAVVAWELDRCRRVHERNGLPAATSIVPPRHGLTPSETLLDGGIRVERVPHYRARGERRPATPVRKLTEILFERHPSASPCEVDGVVETYSPEYTTLAVPYLRTGRYPPHPVYQPIPRAVRRRLHAWNLRRGVDAAAAGGDVHFWCHLYDLANEQQWPQIDDFLGYLAKRRDHGAVEIRPMRELPAVCEASEPDAVEPAEQLGIVIE, encoded by the coding sequence ATGCCGGGGACTGTCACGATTAGCATCGAACTCGAACTCGGGTGGGGCCTCGCGACGTACGGGAAACTGGACAAGTTGAGCGAGGGACGGGCGGCGGAGACGCGGTACCTCTCGCGGTTGCTCGAACGCTGTGACGACCACGACGTCCCGATCACCTTCGACGTCGTGGGCCACCTGTTTCACGAGCACTGCGCCGGCCACCACGGCGGCCCTCACGCGGACGACTGGTGGGACGTCGATCCGGGGACCTCCGTCGACGAGGATCCGGCGTTTTACGCGCCGGACCTGATCGAGGACATCCGCTCTCGCCGGACGGCCCACGAACTCTGCACGCACACCTACTCGCACGTCGAGTGCGACGCGGTCGATCCGGCGGTCGTCGCGTGGGAACTGGATCGCTGTCGGCGCGTTCACGAGCGAAACGGGCTCCCGGCCGCGACGTCGATCGTCCCGCCGCGCCACGGACTCACGCCGTCGGAGACGCTCCTCGACGGCGGTATTCGCGTCGAGCGAGTCCCGCACTACCGCGCACGTGGCGAGCGCCGACCGGCGACGCCCGTTCGCAAACTCACCGAGATCCTCTTCGAGCGCCACCCGTCGGCCAGCCCGTGCGAGGTAGACGGCGTCGTCGAAACCTACAGCCCCGAGTACACGACACTCGCCGTACCGTACCTCCGAACCGGGCGGTACCCGCCACACCCGGTGTATCAGCCGATTCCGCGTGCCGTTCGGCGACGGTTGCACGCGTGGAACCTCCGTCGCGGGGTCGATGCGGCCGCCGCCGGCGGTGACGTCCACTTCTGGTGTCACCTCTACGACCTCGCGAACGAGCAGCAGTGGCCCCAGATCGACGACTTTCTCGGCTACCTGGCGAAACGACGCGACCACGGCGCCGTCGAGATCCGGCCGATGCGCGAACTCCCGGCAGTCTGTGAGGCGTCCGAACCGGACGCGGTGGAACCGGCGGAGCAACTGGGCATCGTGATCGAGTGA
- a CDS encoding cold-shock protein, protein MATGTVDFFNDTGGYGFISTDDDAVDDDEDVFFHMEDVGGPDLEEGQDVEFDIESSPKGPRATNLERL, encoded by the coding sequence ATGGCAACCGGTACGGTAGACTTCTTCAACGACACAGGCGGGTACGGCTTCATTTCGACCGACGACGACGCAGTCGACGACGACGAGGACGTCTTCTTCCACATGGAAGACGTCGGCGGTCCGGACCTCGAAGAGGGGCAGGACGTCGAGTTCGACATCGAATCATCCCCCAAGGGACCGCGCGCGACGAACCTCGAACGGCTGTAA
- a CDS encoding DUF7571 family protein, which produces MKSCQRCQAVIDEYTLDKQLEPLRDLTVDDFNVCADCATIVPDACVECGSAVYVPRSESSVPDYCPACRSDLLVRTGQDPGWNGDSVST; this is translated from the coding sequence ATGAAATCGTGCCAACGCTGCCAGGCGGTCATCGACGAGTATACCTTGGACAAACAACTCGAACCCCTGCGCGACCTCACGGTCGACGACTTCAACGTCTGTGCGGACTGTGCAACCATCGTCCCCGATGCATGCGTAGAGTGTGGCAGCGCGGTGTACGTCCCCAGAAGCGAATCCAGCGTCCCCGACTACTGCCCGGCGTGCCGATCGGACTTGCTCGTCCGGACGGGGCAGGACCCGGGCTGGAACGGGGACTCGGTATCCACCTGA
- a CDS encoding metalloprotease family protein has product MGLLGFVLTIATFPGVIVHELAHKRVCDLFGIPVLEVCYFRFGNPAGYVRHAEPRRYRHATMVAVAPFLLNTVLALAAFGGVALSIPAGGSPADAGVVGGVLFWLGISFGMHAFPSAGDASVLWGQTRSKWRTSPTVLLGLPVIALIHVVNLLRAFWLDLVYAIALFALVSSAMPGTVL; this is encoded by the coding sequence ATGGGTCTCCTCGGGTTCGTCCTGACGATCGCGACCTTTCCCGGCGTGATCGTACACGAACTGGCCCACAAGCGGGTCTGTGATCTGTTCGGGATCCCCGTCCTCGAGGTGTGCTACTTTCGGTTCGGAAACCCAGCCGGCTACGTCCGTCACGCCGAACCCCGCCGGTATCGCCACGCGACGATGGTGGCGGTCGCGCCGTTTCTGCTGAACACCGTCCTCGCGCTCGCCGCCTTCGGTGGCGTCGCGCTGTCGATTCCCGCCGGCGGGTCCCCGGCCGACGCCGGAGTCGTCGGGGGCGTCCTGTTCTGGCTCGGCATCAGTTTCGGGATGCACGCATTCCCGAGCGCCGGCGACGCCTCGGTGCTGTGGGGACAGACCAGGTCGAAGTGGCGTACCTCGCCCACCGTCTTACTGGGGCTTCCGGTGATCGCCCTCATCCACGTCGTAAACCTGCTTCGGGCGTTCTGGCTCGACCTCGTGTACGCGATCGCGCTCTTCGCCCTGGTCTCGTCTGCGATGCCTGGTACGGTCCTGTGA
- a CDS encoding CARDB domain-containing protein, with protein sequence MTLLLVATTVGVLLGSVGLVTAGSIVGDPVTTQNSSITQVAQIQSDGVTVEQGDRCLPVTPFGDGSRSVADYYDYRTPNTTPSSYTYSSYGTTQFQADDTSTLFVYDGAGGRSLVVVHDRLDGDTDGGSATMAFDDLPIDGEWTVEDDAYDGRDDVFTHRETSSRITWVWTEGRSDGAAFTGLDGSFAVTVTPAFNEDADERYTDGGYDGQVTDWQVVTNDGNATRTSLALDDPITVRSGACSTVTELDVDDAADAGEPVSLRATVTNDGDGSETVTVPFVVDGDVVDERTVTLAAGETTTISTSLTLDEPGTRTVAVGDRDVTFDVVAGGPGASLPGFGVVAGLAAFAVAVLAARRR encoded by the coding sequence ATGACGCTGCTACTCGTAGCCACGACGGTCGGAGTACTGCTCGGTTCGGTCGGGCTGGTGACCGCCGGCTCGATCGTCGGTGACCCGGTCACCACCCAGAATTCGTCTATCACGCAGGTGGCGCAGATCCAATCCGACGGAGTCACCGTCGAGCAGGGCGACCGCTGTCTCCCCGTCACTCCGTTCGGCGACGGGTCCCGGTCCGTCGCCGACTACTACGACTACCGAACGCCCAACACGACGCCGTCGTCGTACACGTACAGTTCCTACGGGACGACCCAGTTCCAGGCTGACGACACGAGCACCCTCTTCGTCTACGACGGCGCGGGTGGGCGCTCCCTCGTCGTGGTCCACGACCGCCTCGATGGCGACACGGACGGCGGGTCCGCGACGATGGCGTTCGACGACCTGCCGATCGACGGCGAGTGGACCGTGGAGGACGACGCTTACGACGGGCGAGACGACGTCTTCACCCATCGGGAGACGTCGAGTCGCATCACCTGGGTCTGGACCGAGGGTCGATCCGATGGCGCGGCGTTTACCGGGCTGGACGGGTCGTTCGCCGTGACGGTGACGCCGGCGTTCAACGAGGACGCCGACGAGCGATACACCGACGGCGGGTACGACGGCCAGGTGACCGACTGGCAGGTCGTTACGAACGACGGAAACGCGACGCGGACGTCGCTCGCACTGGACGACCCAATCACCGTCCGTTCGGGCGCGTGTTCGACGGTGACCGAACTCGACGTCGACGACGCGGCGGACGCGGGGGAACCCGTATCCCTCCGCGCGACGGTGACGAACGATGGCGACGGGTCTGAGACGGTGACCGTCCCGTTCGTGGTCGATGGCGACGTCGTCGACGAGCGAACCGTGACGCTCGCCGCCGGCGAGACGACGACGATCTCGACGTCGCTGACGCTCGACGAGCCGGGGACGCGGACGGTCGCGGTAGGCGATCGCGACGTGACGTTCGACGTCGTCGCCGGTGGTCCCGGCGCTTCCCTCCCGGGCTTCGGCGTCGTGGCCGGACTGGCAGCGTTCGCCGTCGCGGTGCTCGCCGCCCGCAGGCGGTGA